In one window of Tumebacillus algifaecis DNA:
- the flgC gene encoding flagellar basal body rod protein FlgC — protein MGIFDSLNISATGLTAERLRLDVVAGNIANANTTRGVNGEPYRRQIVTFGERTASSFQNVLNQELSQASGQGVRVTSIVKDETPFKLVYDPNHPDAVKIPGDPMYGYVRMPNVDIAREMVDMISATRSYEANVTALNASKAQALKALEIGK, from the coding sequence ATGGGGATTTTTGACAGCCTAAACATCAGTGCAACGGGACTCACCGCGGAGCGTCTGCGTCTCGATGTGGTCGCCGGCAACATCGCCAATGCCAACACGACGCGCGGAGTGAATGGCGAGCCGTACCGTCGTCAGATCGTCACATTTGGCGAGCGTACAGCTTCGTCGTTCCAAAATGTGCTGAACCAAGAACTGAGCCAAGCATCTGGTCAAGGTGTGCGTGTGACCAGCATCGTCAAGGATGAGACGCCGTTCAAGCTTGTGTACGATCCAAATCATCCGGATGCGGTCAAGATTCCAGGTGATCCGATGTACGGCTATGTACGGATGCCTAATGTTGACATCGCGCGTGAGATGGTCGATATGATCTCTGCGACCCGTAGTTACGAAGCGAACGTAACTGCGCTCAACGCCTCGAAAGCTCAGGCGCTGAAAGCGCTGGAAATCGGTAAATAG